The Melopsittacus undulatus isolate bMelUnd1 chromosome 12, bMelUnd1.mat.Z, whole genome shotgun sequence genome has a segment encoding these proteins:
- the HP1BP3 gene encoding heterochromatin protein 1-binding protein 3 isoform X2, producing MATDLSEAEPVHHKALPLLTGAQLIHTDKLSEAEDDTMPIRRSVNSSPRETPPKSKPAEGEEVKADAEVTSEESASAGEEQETETLPAASSEAEQPKEPETEGKGETKPSEETKKDEKDQSKEKEKKVKKTIPAWATLSASQLARAQKQTQMAATSRPKMDAILTEAIRACFQKSGASVVAIRKYIIHKYPSLELERRGYLLKQALKRELERGIIRQVKGKGASGSFVVVASAGKSVPKSRDRKKSTSTSAAEQQVKLEDILPLAFTRLCEPKEASYSLIKKYVSQYYPKLKVDIRPQLLKNALQRAVEKGQLEQITGKGASGTFQLKKSGEKPLLGGTLMEDAILSAIAAMNEPKTCSTTALKKYILENHPGTNSNLQVHLLKRTLQKCEKNGWMEQISGKGFSGTFQLCFPYYPSPDVLYPEKQQDEDSEESDEEEEEESEEEEESEEEESEEEEPPPKKRMQKRPPPKSRSRAPSMKRRESKPKPRKTPAASRGKAKPPPKVKTPAKKAKPAASAIKKPSGGSSSKKPAASGRKEVKPSAKGKSTMRKSLRAKK from the exons atggCGACTGATCTGTCTGAAGCTGAACCCGTGCATCATAAGGCGCTTCCACTCTTAACGGGAGCTCAGCTCATCCACACGGACAAGTTAAGTGAG GCTGAAGACGACACAATGCCCATCCGCCGCTCCGTGAATTCTTCTCCCCGCGAAACCCCTCCCAAAAGCAAACCTGCTGAAGGTGAAGAGGTCAAAGCAG ATGCAGAAGTCACCTCTGAGGAATCTGCCTCTGCTGGAGAAGAACAAGAGACTGAAACCCTGCCTGCTGCATCCAGTGAAGCAGAACAGCCAAAGGAACCTGAGActgaagggaagggggaaaccAAGCCCTCAGAAGAAACCAAAAAAGA TGAGAAGGATCAATCtaaggagaaggagaagaaggtgAAGAAGACCATTCCTGCCTGGGCTACTCTTTCTGCTAGCCAGCTAGCTAGAGCACAGAAGCAGACTCAGATGGCTGCCACCTCACGTCCCAAAATGGATGCTATTTTAACTGAGGCCATCAGG GCATGCTTTCAAAAGAGTGGTGCATCCGTTGTTGCGATACGCAAATACATCATCCATAAATACCCTTccctggagctggagaggagaGGCTATCTGCTAAAGCAAGCCTTGAAAAGGGAGCTGGAGAGAGGAATCATTAGGCAG GTTAAAGGAAAGGGAGCTTCTGGCAGCTTTGTGGTGGTGGCTAGTGCAGGAAAATCTGTTCCAAAATCCAGAGACAGAAAG aaaagcacTTCTACTTCGGCTGCAGAGCAACAAGTGAAGCTGGAAGATATCCTGCCACTGGCTTTCACCCGCCTTTGTGAGCCGAAGGAAGCTTCTTACAGCCTCATCAAGAAATATGTGTCTCAGTATTACCCCAAACTCAAAGTAGATATAAG ACCCCAGCTGTTGAAGAATGCCCTCCAGAGAGCTGTAGAGAAGGGCCAGTTAGAGCAGATCACAGGGAAGGGAGCATCTGGGACATTCCAG CTGAAGAAATCAGGGGAGAAACCCCTTCTGGGTGGGACTCTGATGGAAGACGCCATCCTGTCTGCTATTGCGGCCATGAACGAACCGAAGACCTGCTCCACCACAGCCCTCAAGAAGTATATCCTGGAAAACCACCCAGGGACCAACTCCAACCTCCAGG tgcATCTACTGAAGAGAACCCTGCAGAAATGTGAGAAGAATGGCTGGATGGAGCAAATCTCTGGGAAGGGCTTCAGTGGAACCTTTCAGCTTTGCTTCCCTTATTATCCTAG CCCAGATGTGCTCTAcccagagaagcagcaggatgaggACTCTGAGGAATctgatgaggaagaagaggaggaatctgaggaggaagaagagtcTGAAGAGGAAGAGTCTGAGGAGGAAGAGCCACCACCAAAGAAGAG GATGCAGAAGAGGCCACCCCCAAAATCACGGAGCAGGGCCCCTTCGATGAAGCGAAGAGAgtccaaacccaaaccaaggaAAACCCCTGCCGCCAGCCGGGGCAAAGCAAAGCCCCCCCCCAAGGTTAAAACCCCTGCTAAGAAAGCCAAACCAGCAGCCTCAGCCATCAAGAAACCCTCTGGTGGCAGCTCCTCTAAGAAACCAGCAGCCAGTGGGAGGAAGGAGGTGAAACCCTCTGCCAAGGGCAAATCCACCATGAGGAAATCTCTCCGGgcaaaaaagtaa
- the HP1BP3 gene encoding heterochromatin protein 1-binding protein 3 isoform X1 → MATDLSEAEPVHHKALPLLTGAQLIHTDKLSEKAEDDTMPIRRSVNSSPRETPPKSKPAEGEEVKADAEVTSEESASAGEEQETETLPAASSEAEQPKEPETEGKGETKPSEETKKDEKDQSKEKEKKVKKTIPAWATLSASQLARAQKQTQMAATSRPKMDAILTEAIRACFQKSGASVVAIRKYIIHKYPSLELERRGYLLKQALKRELERGIIRQVKGKGASGSFVVVASAGKSVPKSRDRKKSTSTSAAEQQVKLEDILPLAFTRLCEPKEASYSLIKKYVSQYYPKLKVDIRPQLLKNALQRAVEKGQLEQITGKGASGTFQLKKSGEKPLLGGTLMEDAILSAIAAMNEPKTCSTTALKKYILENHPGTNSNLQVHLLKRTLQKCEKNGWMEQISGKGFSGTFQLCFPYYPSPDVLYPEKQQDEDSEESDEEEEEESEEEEESEEEESEEEEPPPKKRMQKRPPPKSRSRAPSMKRRESKPKPRKTPAASRGKAKPPPKVKTPAKKAKPAASAIKKPSGGSSSKKPAASGRKEVKPSAKGKSTMRKSLRAKK, encoded by the exons atggCGACTGATCTGTCTGAAGCTGAACCCGTGCATCATAAGGCGCTTCCACTCTTAACGGGAGCTCAGCTCATCCACACGGACAAGTTAAGTGAG AAGGCTGAAGACGACACAATGCCCATCCGCCGCTCCGTGAATTCTTCTCCCCGCGAAACCCCTCCCAAAAGCAAACCTGCTGAAGGTGAAGAGGTCAAAGCAG ATGCAGAAGTCACCTCTGAGGAATCTGCCTCTGCTGGAGAAGAACAAGAGACTGAAACCCTGCCTGCTGCATCCAGTGAAGCAGAACAGCCAAAGGAACCTGAGActgaagggaagggggaaaccAAGCCCTCAGAAGAAACCAAAAAAGA TGAGAAGGATCAATCtaaggagaaggagaagaaggtgAAGAAGACCATTCCTGCCTGGGCTACTCTTTCTGCTAGCCAGCTAGCTAGAGCACAGAAGCAGACTCAGATGGCTGCCACCTCACGTCCCAAAATGGATGCTATTTTAACTGAGGCCATCAGG GCATGCTTTCAAAAGAGTGGTGCATCCGTTGTTGCGATACGCAAATACATCATCCATAAATACCCTTccctggagctggagaggagaGGCTATCTGCTAAAGCAAGCCTTGAAAAGGGAGCTGGAGAGAGGAATCATTAGGCAG GTTAAAGGAAAGGGAGCTTCTGGCAGCTTTGTGGTGGTGGCTAGTGCAGGAAAATCTGTTCCAAAATCCAGAGACAGAAAG aaaagcacTTCTACTTCGGCTGCAGAGCAACAAGTGAAGCTGGAAGATATCCTGCCACTGGCTTTCACCCGCCTTTGTGAGCCGAAGGAAGCTTCTTACAGCCTCATCAAGAAATATGTGTCTCAGTATTACCCCAAACTCAAAGTAGATATAAG ACCCCAGCTGTTGAAGAATGCCCTCCAGAGAGCTGTAGAGAAGGGCCAGTTAGAGCAGATCACAGGGAAGGGAGCATCTGGGACATTCCAG CTGAAGAAATCAGGGGAGAAACCCCTTCTGGGTGGGACTCTGATGGAAGACGCCATCCTGTCTGCTATTGCGGCCATGAACGAACCGAAGACCTGCTCCACCACAGCCCTCAAGAAGTATATCCTGGAAAACCACCCAGGGACCAACTCCAACCTCCAGG tgcATCTACTGAAGAGAACCCTGCAGAAATGTGAGAAGAATGGCTGGATGGAGCAAATCTCTGGGAAGGGCTTCAGTGGAACCTTTCAGCTTTGCTTCCCTTATTATCCTAG CCCAGATGTGCTCTAcccagagaagcagcaggatgaggACTCTGAGGAATctgatgaggaagaagaggaggaatctgaggaggaagaagagtcTGAAGAGGAAGAGTCTGAGGAGGAAGAGCCACCACCAAAGAAGAG GATGCAGAAGAGGCCACCCCCAAAATCACGGAGCAGGGCCCCTTCGATGAAGCGAAGAGAgtccaaacccaaaccaaggaAAACCCCTGCCGCCAGCCGGGGCAAAGCAAAGCCCCCCCCCAAGGTTAAAACCCCTGCTAAGAAAGCCAAACCAGCAGCCTCAGCCATCAAGAAACCCTCTGGTGGCAGCTCCTCTAAGAAACCAGCAGCCAGTGGGAGGAAGGAGGTGAAACCCTCTGCCAAGGGCAAATCCACCATGAGGAAATCTCTCCGGgcaaaaaagtaa